One Tunturibacter gelidoferens genomic region harbors:
- a CDS encoding NAD(P)/FAD-dependent oxidoreductase, with amino-acid sequence MGLSAAFHAAKAGHTVEVLEVAPEPGGMAAHFDMAGLSIERFYHFVCKSDAPTMALLEELGIGDQLKWRTTSMGIFTGNRMHDWGTPFALLKFPEISLLSRLRYGLFAFLSVRRERWDAIETEAAHTWITRWCGTEVFERLWKPLFALKFYQYADNVSAAWIWTRIKRIGRSRKSFMEEELGYIEGGSQTLVNALCSSIVKNGGKVRTRCGAQKVIVEDGQVKGVMTPEGFMRADAVICTVPTPLVTAMIPDLPEDWKARYESIVNMGICCLVFKLKRSVSPHFWVNISEPDISTPGIIEFSQLRPVGGDTVVYVPYYMPNDNIKFTWTDEELLNESFGYLQRLNPQLTREDIIAQHVARLRHAQPVCEPGFAAKIPPIQTPIRGLQVADTCFYYPEDRGISESVRIGRQMAKHLSTVEFPPSDAKHV; translated from the coding sequence ATGGGCCTTTCTGCAGCGTTCCACGCCGCGAAGGCCGGACACACGGTGGAAGTTCTGGAGGTTGCGCCTGAGCCCGGCGGCATGGCTGCTCACTTTGACATGGCGGGGCTTTCCATAGAGCGCTTTTACCACTTCGTTTGCAAGAGCGATGCGCCAACAATGGCGCTGCTGGAAGAACTTGGCATCGGCGACCAGCTAAAGTGGAGGACTACCTCCATGGGCATCTTTACGGGCAACAGGATGCACGATTGGGGCACTCCCTTTGCGCTATTGAAATTTCCTGAAATCAGCCTCCTCTCTCGACTCAGATATGGCCTGTTTGCGTTTTTGTCTGTGCGGCGGGAGCGCTGGGATGCGATTGAAACAGAGGCAGCCCACACTTGGATCACTCGATGGTGTGGGACGGAGGTGTTTGAGCGTCTCTGGAAACCACTGTTTGCATTGAAGTTCTATCAATATGCGGATAATGTCTCAGCTGCCTGGATCTGGACCCGGATCAAGCGGATCGGTCGATCCCGCAAGTCATTCATGGAGGAAGAACTCGGCTACATTGAAGGCGGAAGTCAGACGCTGGTGAATGCTCTGTGCTCGTCGATTGTGAAGAACGGAGGCAAGGTCCGCACGCGTTGTGGGGCGCAGAAAGTAATAGTGGAAGATGGGCAGGTGAAGGGGGTCATGACGCCCGAGGGGTTCATGCGAGCGGATGCGGTTATTTGTACGGTCCCAACGCCGCTGGTCACAGCGATGATCCCAGACCTACCTGAAGATTGGAAGGCTCGTTACGAATCGATAGTAAATATGGGTATTTGCTGCCTGGTCTTCAAACTCAAGCGATCGGTGAGTCCACACTTCTGGGTCAATATCAGCGAACCAGATATTTCTACCCCTGGGATCATTGAGTTCTCGCAGCTCAGACCGGTCGGTGGCGACACTGTGGTGTATGTGCCTTATTACATGCCAAACGACAACATCAAATTCACCTGGACCGACGAAGAACTTCTGAATGAGTCCTTCGGATATCTCCAGAGGTTGAATCCGCAGCTGACGCGCGAGGACATTATCGCGCAGCATGTAGCCCGTCTTCGTCATGCGCAACCTGTCTGTGAACCCGGATTCGCAGCAAAGATTCCGCCGATCCAAACTCCGATTAGGGGACTACAGGTTGCCGACACTTGCTTTTATTATCCCGAAGACAGAGGGATCTCGGAGAGCGTCCGAATTGGGCGGCAGATGGCGAAGCATCTTTCAACGGTTGAGTTTCCACCGTCTGATGCGAAACATGTCTAA
- a CDS encoding zinc-dependent alcohol dehydrogenase family protein has protein sequence MRAYPIQQFGLDHLRHLDLPTPQTTPGTVLIKVHAVSLNYRDLMVVKGLYNPKMSLPRIPCSDGAGEVVATGEGVTRVRVGDRVCGIFMQRWLDGPLTADKSKAALGGDVDGMLTEYAVLDQEGVVRFPEHLTYEEASTLPCAGVTVWNALHHAGDPINPAHPGETVVIQGTGGVSIFALQFAKLLGARVLGTSSSDEKLSRARSLGLDEGCNYKQRPDWSKWVTETTAGIGADRIIEVGGAGTFGQSLRAARVGGTVAQIGILSGGTTSDPVALTPILHKQLRVQGIYVGSRAMFEEMNAAIAKASLHPVIGKVFDFSQAAEAFAHMESASHFGKIVIRISPQP, from the coding sequence ATGCGCGCATATCCTATCCAGCAATTCGGCCTCGATCACCTCCGGCACCTTGATCTGCCTACCCCGCAAACAACCCCCGGTACGGTCCTGATCAAAGTTCACGCCGTCTCTCTCAACTATCGCGATCTCATGGTCGTCAAGGGTCTCTACAACCCGAAGATGTCCCTGCCACGCATCCCCTGTTCGGACGGAGCGGGAGAAGTCGTCGCCACGGGCGAAGGTGTCACCCGCGTTAGAGTGGGTGACCGCGTCTGCGGCATCTTCATGCAGCGGTGGCTCGACGGCCCACTCACCGCCGACAAATCAAAGGCCGCTCTCGGTGGCGACGTAGACGGCATGCTCACCGAGTACGCTGTTCTCGACCAAGAGGGAGTCGTCCGTTTCCCCGAGCATCTCACCTACGAAGAAGCTTCCACCCTCCCCTGCGCTGGCGTGACTGTTTGGAACGCTCTTCATCACGCCGGAGACCCAATCAATCCAGCACATCCAGGAGAAACCGTAGTCATCCAGGGCACGGGCGGCGTCTCTATCTTTGCGCTCCAATTCGCAAAGCTCCTCGGAGCCCGCGTCCTCGGCACCTCCTCAAGCGACGAGAAGTTATCCCGCGCCCGCAGCCTCGGCCTGGACGAAGGATGCAACTACAAGCAGCGTCCCGACTGGTCCAAATGGGTTACCGAAACGACCGCTGGCATAGGAGCGGATCGCATCATCGAAGTGGGCGGCGCTGGCACCTTCGGTCAATCTCTGCGAGCCGCCCGAGTCGGCGGCACCGTCGCGCAGATAGGCATTCTCTCCGGCGGCACAACCTCAGACCCCGTCGCCCTCACACCCATCCTTCACAAGCAGCTCCGCGTGCAGGGCATTTACGTGGGCTCCCGCGCCATGTTCGAGGAGATGAACGCTGCCATCGCGAAAGCCAGCCTGCATCCTGTTATCGGCAAGGTCTTCGACTTCTCTCAGGCCGCTGAGGCCTTCGCTCACATGGAGTCCGCGTCGCACTTTGGAAAAATTGTCATTCGCATTAGCCCGCAGCCGTAA
- a CDS encoding DUF481 domain-containing protein, with the protein MFYQASTGWAQSAAAKPAPDVIVFTNGDQLTGTLERANGDSFVFKSDVVGEITVTADKIKELHSGGKFVALRNGEKVTRTSKTPGTITYQDSAVTLADTSSSSVIDTVPVKDLSALIDGATYTKEVTGNPGIFQDWTGGLSGGVTLVESTQTGQSFTAAVNLIRLVPSVEFLPPRTRDTIDVLETYGKLTQPVIPQTTPPTPDSVAKTNIFHADAEHDKYLTPRLYGLVGLSYDHNFAQGLNLQQIYGAGIGYTVIETPIQEFDVKVDVHYERQNFVPPTASTDLIGSSFTELYHRTLPRKILFTESGTFIPSWNDPSIYSAIFAAGLQLPTYKRFSLNLNLQDNYLSNPAFGYKDNSFQFVTGVTYTLK; encoded by the coding sequence ATGTTTTACCAGGCATCGACAGGATGGGCCCAGAGCGCCGCGGCCAAACCGGCACCCGATGTGATCGTGTTTACCAATGGCGATCAGTTGACGGGAACTCTGGAGCGGGCCAACGGTGACTCTTTTGTTTTTAAGAGCGATGTGGTCGGTGAGATTACGGTGACAGCGGACAAGATCAAAGAGCTCCACAGCGGGGGTAAGTTCGTCGCGTTGAGGAACGGAGAGAAGGTCACTCGCACCTCGAAGACACCGGGAACGATCACCTATCAGGACAGCGCTGTGACGCTGGCGGACACGTCTTCCTCGAGCGTAATTGATACGGTACCGGTGAAGGACCTTTCTGCTTTGATCGACGGAGCGACGTACACCAAAGAGGTGACCGGAAACCCGGGGATCTTCCAGGATTGGACGGGGGGGCTATCTGGTGGGGTCACGCTGGTCGAATCCACGCAGACGGGGCAGAGCTTCACCGCGGCAGTCAACCTGATACGGCTCGTCCCTTCGGTCGAGTTTCTGCCTCCACGGACACGCGACACGATCGACGTGTTGGAGACGTATGGCAAGTTGACGCAGCCCGTGATTCCGCAGACTACGCCTCCGACTCCGGATTCCGTCGCAAAGACGAACATCTTTCATGCGGACGCAGAGCATGACAAGTATTTGACTCCTCGACTCTATGGCTTGGTCGGTTTGTCGTATGATCACAACTTCGCGCAGGGCCTGAATCTGCAACAGATCTATGGCGCTGGTATCGGTTACACCGTCATTGAAACCCCGATTCAGGAGTTTGATGTGAAGGTGGATGTGCACTATGAAAGGCAGAACTTCGTGCCGCCCACCGCGAGTACGGATCTGATCGGATCAAGCTTCACCGAGCTATATCACCGCACCCTGCCACGGAAGATCCTCTTCACGGAGAGCGGAACGTTTATACCGTCCTGGAACGATCCGAGCATCTATTCCGCGATCTTTGCGGCAGGTCTGCAGCTGCCGACCTACAAGCGATTCAGCCTTAACCTCAACCTGCAGGATAACTATCTGAGCAATCCGGCGTTTGGGTACAAAGACAACAGCTTCCAGTTTGTAACTGGCGTAACGTACACGCTGAAGTAG
- a CDS encoding ABC transporter ATP-binding protein, giving the protein MIVEIESLQKIYDGKQRVVAVDGIDLSVHEGELFGLLGPNGAGKTTTISICTTRALPTSGRVRIAGIDVVKTPAVARRFIGVVPQYNTLDRACTIYENINFHCLYFGFSGPEATERTNQLLAQFHLTERAGAYPAQLSGGLAQRVQIARAIAHRPKVLFLDEPSAGLDPQSRIAMWDAVRNLRQEGITVVLTTHYMEEADELCDRVAIIDHGRILVQDTPTALKGSVGAQKVYELYLRSQDNIPTLVQQLQQLTGVASAEPTPKGVRVLAHGAEGLLSDVVREANPYGLRDLTITETSLETVFIRLTGRDLRE; this is encoded by the coding sequence ATGATAGTCGAGATCGAGAGCCTCCAGAAAATCTACGACGGCAAGCAACGAGTCGTCGCCGTCGACGGCATCGATCTCAGCGTCCACGAGGGAGAACTCTTCGGCCTTCTCGGCCCCAACGGCGCAGGCAAGACCACCACCATCAGCATCTGCACCACCCGCGCCCTGCCCACCTCTGGGCGTGTTCGCATCGCAGGAATCGACGTGGTCAAAACCCCCGCGGTGGCCCGTCGCTTCATCGGCGTCGTCCCCCAGTACAACACCCTCGACCGAGCCTGCACCATCTACGAAAACATCAACTTCCACTGCCTGTACTTCGGCTTCTCCGGCCCCGAAGCGACCGAACGCACCAACCAGCTTCTCGCGCAGTTTCATCTTACCGAGCGCGCCGGCGCCTATCCCGCCCAACTCTCCGGCGGCCTCGCCCAGCGCGTCCAGATCGCCCGTGCCATCGCCCATCGCCCCAAGGTTCTCTTTCTCGACGAGCCCAGCGCCGGACTCGACCCGCAAAGCCGCATCGCCATGTGGGATGCCGTCCGCAACCTCCGTCAAGAGGGAATTACCGTCGTCCTCACAACGCACTACATGGAAGAGGCCGACGAACTCTGCGATCGCGTCGCCATCATCGACCACGGCAGAATCCTCGTGCAGGACACCCCAACAGCACTCAAAGGTTCCGTCGGCGCGCAGAAGGTCTACGAGCTATACCTTCGCAGCCAGGACAACATCCCCACCCTCGTGCAGCAACTCCAGCAACTCACCGGAGTAGCCAGCGCAGAGCCTACCCCCAAGGGTGTTCGTGTCCTCGCACACGGAGCTGAAGGCCTCCTCTCCGACGTCGTCCGCGAGGCAAACCCCTACGGCCTCCGCGACCTCACCATCACCGAAACCAGCCTCGAAACCGTCTTCATTCGTCTCACCGGCCGCGACCTTCGCGAGTAG
- a CDS encoding Hpt domain-containing response regulator, protein MPVRILIVDDDELSREVLMLLAERAGYEVEALESGDAALVHVQRARPLPEVVLTDMQMPGTAGDELARRLRGLCGTGSLLLAMSGSELEDGTGQEFDGFLLKPFTMETLARAISRGSARADEGSSGAKGGVLDEGVYGKLSESMRRSQLEQLYALCLKDAEARIGKMRRATSDGDDVAYRKEAHAIKGGSGMVGAIELQRLATSMEERGLRDDDVATLDEFMVACERLRRILVARESN, encoded by the coding sequence ATGCCGGTTCGGATTTTGATTGTGGATGACGATGAGTTGAGCCGGGAGGTGCTTATGCTGCTGGCGGAGAGGGCGGGATACGAGGTTGAGGCGTTGGAGTCGGGGGATGCCGCGCTGGTGCACGTGCAGCGGGCCCGTCCGTTGCCTGAGGTGGTGTTGACGGATATGCAGATGCCTGGGACTGCGGGGGATGAACTTGCTCGGCGCCTGCGCGGATTGTGCGGGACGGGGAGCTTACTGCTGGCGATGAGCGGGAGTGAGTTGGAGGATGGGACGGGGCAGGAGTTCGACGGGTTTCTACTGAAACCGTTTACGATGGAGACCCTGGCGAGAGCAATCTCCCGTGGTTCTGCTCGAGCCGACGAGGGATCAAGCGGTGCGAAGGGGGGTGTGTTGGATGAGGGGGTCTATGGGAAGCTTTCAGAGTCCATGCGGCGGTCGCAGCTGGAGCAGTTGTATGCCCTTTGCCTCAAGGATGCCGAGGCGAGGATTGGTAAGATGCGACGGGCAACATCCGACGGCGATGATGTTGCGTATAGAAAGGAGGCTCATGCCATCAAGGGTGGGTCCGGAATGGTGGGAGCCATTGAGCTGCAAAGACTTGCAACGTCAATGGAGGAGCGGGGCTTGCGTGATGACGATGTAGCTACACTGGACGAATTCATGGTGGCGTGCGAACGGCTGCGGCGTATTCTGGTCGCACGCGAAAGCAACTAG
- a CDS encoding OmpA family protein gives MNRTKNVFTALMISVGIFGYFGAGSTALHAQEPNPTAQTNPPQNPDEIKKQDNGIYIYRVKVVQRDLDAVNYLHRSGSTNIGFRGTPLLPLAKGEAKVTSERGGIHISARFQGLTPANGFGPEYLTYVLWAITPDGRPNNLGEVLPANNKNNIEVTTALQSFGMIVTAEPYFSVTQPSDVVVLQNVIINDKTTGVLEKVNAHYSLLARGSYAQTEGSRSNLNPITRDERSPLELYQANNAVRIAQAAGADKYAPDIMAEAMQDLRNATDIDQNKKGDRKMEITFARQAVQRSEDARLVTLRKQAAERQLNADNAKRDAEAQAQQSQLQAQQSQLEAERARAAQAEADADRARAEAAAAEAQARAAAANKSATDANAVRERLRSQLNSVLATSESARGLIVNMSDVLFDTGRYTLKTNTQISLAKVAGILQAYPGLKLQVEGYTDSVGGDQYNQKLSENRADAVRDFLVTQGVQTDNISATGYGKAKPVADNATAQGRAQNRRVNLVVSGDAIGVQQSSPDADPAPPTTPQ, from the coding sequence ATGAATCGCACCAAGAACGTCTTTACTGCCCTAATGATTTCTGTTGGAATCTTTGGATATTTTGGGGCTGGCTCGACAGCGCTCCACGCGCAGGAGCCAAACCCGACGGCGCAGACCAATCCTCCCCAAAATCCGGATGAGATCAAGAAGCAGGACAACGGAATCTATATCTACCGTGTAAAGGTCGTTCAGCGCGACCTCGACGCCGTCAACTACCTGCATCGCAGCGGTTCGACCAATATCGGCTTCAGGGGGACACCTCTTCTTCCCTTGGCCAAAGGGGAGGCCAAAGTCACAAGCGAGCGTGGTGGAATTCACATCTCAGCGCGGTTCCAGGGGCTCACACCAGCCAATGGCTTCGGTCCCGAGTACCTGACTTACGTTCTTTGGGCGATCACGCCCGATGGCCGCCCTAACAATCTTGGCGAAGTCCTTCCTGCGAACAATAAGAACAACATAGAGGTGACCACCGCCCTCCAGTCCTTCGGCATGATCGTCACCGCAGAACCCTATTTTTCAGTGACCCAGCCAAGCGACGTCGTCGTGTTGCAGAACGTGATTATCAACGACAAAACCACCGGCGTCCTCGAAAAAGTGAATGCGCACTACTCCCTTTTGGCACGCGGCTCTTACGCCCAGACGGAGGGCTCCAGGTCGAATCTCAATCCCATCACAAGGGATGAAAGATCCCCGCTTGAGCTCTATCAGGCCAACAACGCGGTCCGAATCGCGCAGGCAGCAGGAGCCGATAAATACGCTCCCGACATTATGGCGGAGGCGATGCAGGATCTCCGCAACGCTACCGACATCGACCAGAACAAAAAGGGCGATCGCAAGATGGAGATCACCTTCGCGCGCCAGGCAGTACAGCGTTCTGAAGACGCCCGTCTCGTTACTTTGCGCAAGCAGGCTGCGGAGCGCCAGTTGAACGCAGACAACGCCAAACGCGACGCCGAGGCTCAGGCCCAGCAGTCGCAACTTCAGGCTCAACAGTCGCAGCTTGAGGCGGAACGCGCCCGCGCCGCCCAGGCTGAAGCGGATGCCGACCGCGCCCGAGCCGAAGCAGCCGCCGCCGAAGCTCAGGCTCGTGCCGCCGCCGCCAATAAGAGCGCAACAGACGCTAACGCCGTACGTGAAAGGCTTCGTAGTCAGCTGAACAGCGTCCTTGCCACCAGCGAATCAGCCCGAGGCCTCATCGTCAACATGTCCGACGTGCTCTTCGACACCGGCCGTTACACCCTCAAGACGAACACGCAGATCAGTCTGGCTAAGGTTGCCGGAATTCTGCAGGCCTATCCTGGCCTGAAGCTCCAGGTCGAGGGCTACACCGACAGCGTCGGAGGCGACCAATACAATCAAAAACTTTCGGAAAACCGCGCCGACGCCGTTCGCGACTTTTTAGTTACGCAGGGTGTCCAGACGGATAACATCTCGGCCACGGGTTACGGCAAAGCCAAGCCTGTAGCCGATAACGCTACCGCGCAGGGCCGAGCCCAGAACCGGCGCGTCAATCTTGTCGTCTCGGGCGACGCGATTGGAGTCCAACAGAGCAGCCCCGACGCCGATCCAGCCCCACCGACAACACCGCAGTAA
- a CDS encoding YpdA family putative bacillithiol disulfide reductase produces MSEGAASEIVDLLVIGAGPTGMACAIEAQRAGFTTMLVDKGCLCNSLFHYPAHMTFFTTPELLEIGDMPFSSPNQKPNRSEALEYYRKVAEFYRLDVRQYENVEQVEGADGNFTVRTTDRFGRAVQHRARKLVIATGYYDLPNYLGIPGEDLSKVKHYYHEPHPYYGLDVLVIGGKNSAAIAALDLWRHGAKVTLVHRGKEIPKSVKYWILPDINNRIKNHEVEAYFDSVVTNITEDDVTLATRRGKVTIANQFVFALTGYHPDFEFIERLGVKLDKANDRCPVCNPGTLESNVPGIYAAGVIVAGERTSEIFIENGRFHGKLITEDLRRKRVAA; encoded by the coding sequence ATGAGCGAGGGTGCGGCTTCAGAGATTGTGGATTTATTAGTGATTGGCGCTGGGCCGACGGGCATGGCCTGCGCGATTGAGGCGCAACGGGCGGGTTTTACGACGATGCTGGTCGATAAAGGCTGCCTTTGCAATTCGCTGTTTCATTACCCGGCGCATATGACATTTTTTACAACACCGGAGCTGCTGGAGATTGGGGACATGCCCTTCTCCAGTCCAAACCAGAAACCCAATCGCAGTGAGGCTCTTGAGTACTACCGCAAGGTGGCCGAGTTCTACCGGCTGGACGTTCGTCAGTATGAGAATGTTGAGCAGGTAGAAGGTGCAGACGGGAATTTTACCGTTCGCACAACGGATCGCTTTGGGCGGGCGGTGCAGCATCGTGCGCGGAAGTTGGTGATCGCCACCGGATACTACGATCTACCGAACTACCTTGGTATTCCCGGCGAGGATCTCAGCAAGGTGAAGCACTACTATCATGAGCCACATCCTTACTATGGGCTTGATGTCTTGGTGATTGGGGGAAAGAACTCCGCGGCGATTGCAGCGCTGGACCTTTGGCGTCATGGAGCGAAGGTGACGCTGGTGCATCGGGGCAAGGAGATTCCAAAAAGTGTGAAGTACTGGATTCTGCCGGACATCAATAACCGGATCAAGAATCATGAGGTCGAAGCCTACTTCGACAGCGTTGTCACGAACATTACAGAGGACGATGTGACTCTCGCAACCCGGAGAGGAAAGGTGACGATTGCGAACCAGTTTGTGTTTGCGCTGACGGGGTACCATCCGGACTTCGAGTTCATCGAGAGGCTGGGGGTAAAGCTGGATAAAGCGAATGACCGTTGCCCCGTATGCAATCCGGGTACGCTCGAAAGCAATGTGCCGGGAATCTATGCGGCTGGAGTCATTGTCGCGGGGGAGCGGACGAGTGAGATCTTCATCGAAAATGGGCGCTTCCATGGGAAGTTGATCACGGAAGATCTGCGAAGGAAGCGAGTTGCGGCTTAG
- a CDS encoding ABC transporter permease gives MTQLAEVAKPSTSLNRQTTRGPQSSKLTQYARAFVGLFRRDLHVLRRELFPFIIRVCMNPLLFLFVFTYVIPHMNAGAAMNPTASMAGNAFSTVLLPGLMAVAIMFSGIAAVALPLAQEFGITREIDDRVMCPLPVPFVAIEKICFSAVQSVIAACIVYPLAYYVPATHPTTHISNWPFLILVVALASLTAGALGLTIGTSVKPQQIGLIFGVVVIPITFLGCVYYPWAALTHIRWLQVGVLINPIVYMSEGLRAALTPTLPHMNPFLIVGMLIASLCFLTWLGIKGFLRRVIG, from the coding sequence ATGACCCAACTGGCAGAAGTCGCAAAACCGAGCACGTCGCTAAATCGCCAAACCACCCGCGGCCCTCAGAGCTCGAAGCTCACCCAGTACGCGCGCGCCTTCGTTGGCCTCTTCCGCCGCGATCTCCACGTCTTGCGACGCGAGCTATTCCCCTTCATCATCCGCGTCTGCATGAACCCCCTGCTCTTTCTCTTCGTCTTCACCTACGTCATCCCGCACATGAACGCAGGCGCCGCCATGAATCCCACAGCGTCCATGGCTGGCAACGCCTTCTCGACGGTCTTACTTCCGGGCCTCATGGCCGTCGCCATCATGTTCTCCGGCATCGCCGCAGTCGCCCTGCCGCTCGCGCAGGAGTTCGGTATCACCCGCGAGATCGACGACCGCGTCATGTGCCCCTTGCCCGTCCCCTTTGTCGCCATCGAAAAGATCTGCTTCTCCGCGGTCCAAAGCGTCATCGCTGCCTGCATCGTCTACCCGCTGGCGTACTACGTGCCAGCGACACACCCCACGACCCATATCAGCAACTGGCCGTTTCTCATTCTTGTCGTAGCCCTTGCCAGCCTTACCGCAGGCGCACTCGGACTCACCATTGGCACCAGCGTCAAGCCGCAGCAGATTGGTCTCATCTTCGGCGTCGTCGTCATCCCCATCACGTTTCTAGGTTGCGTCTACTACCCTTGGGCCGCGCTCACTCATATCCGCTGGCTCCAGGTTGGCGTTCTCATCAACCCAATCGTCTACATGAGCGAGGGCCTCCGCGCAGCCCTTACTCCCACGCTGCCGCACATGAATCCCTTCCTCATCGTAGGCATGCTCATAGCTTCTCTCTGCTTCCTGACCTGGCTGGGCATCAAAGGCTTTCTACGCCGCGTCATCGGCTAG
- a CDS encoding response regulator transcription factor — protein MKESIKKSDDAVVAATPIRIVVADDHPVVRFGVKNMLENEAGFEVVGEAEDGNVAITQTLELEPDILLLDLQMPRLPGLEALRAIMSKSPRVKIIMLTSTISTQQIIEALQIGARGIVLKDAVAGDLSRSLRAVLSGDYWIGGERVANLVTALNELMKKAAAVPERKTYGLTPRELEVVTCIVEGCSNKDVAKQFTISEETVKRHLSNIFDKTGVSTRLELALFAIAHKLVVLDN, from the coding sequence ATGAAGGAATCGATAAAGAAATCTGACGATGCAGTTGTTGCGGCGACACCGATCCGTATCGTTGTTGCCGACGATCATCCGGTGGTGCGCTTCGGCGTGAAGAACATGCTGGAGAATGAGGCCGGCTTCGAGGTGGTAGGCGAAGCCGAAGATGGCAATGTGGCGATTACGCAGACACTGGAGCTGGAGCCGGATATTCTGCTGCTTGATCTGCAGATGCCTCGGCTGCCTGGACTGGAAGCTCTGCGCGCGATTATGAGCAAGTCGCCGCGGGTGAAGATCATCATGCTGACGAGTACGATCTCGACGCAACAGATCATCGAAGCGCTGCAGATTGGAGCTCGCGGTATCGTGCTGAAGGATGCGGTTGCGGGCGATCTTTCACGTTCGCTGCGGGCTGTGCTCTCTGGCGACTACTGGATAGGCGGGGAGCGGGTTGCTAATCTGGTGACGGCGCTGAACGAGTTGATGAAGAAAGCAGCAGCGGTTCCGGAGCGGAAGACCTATGGTTTGACGCCCAGGGAGTTGGAGGTCGTGACCTGCATCGTGGAAGGCTGCAGCAACAAAGATGTTGCTAAGCAGTTCACGATCAGTGAAGAGACGGTGAAGCGGCATCTTTCGAATATCTTCGATAAGACCGGCGTTTCGACGCGGCTGGAGTTGGCGCTGTTTGCGATCGCTCACAAGCTCGTTGTTCTGGATAACTAG
- a CDS encoding GvpL/GvpF family gas vesicle protein encodes MAWYAYCVAERQAFPELCRHRRPMPLTNVSGLFGNQTFLFPASDLAVIVSEHSPEDSARLDQQAAKDHARVVADCFKLSTVLPFRFGTTFQDDDALRRSVRSNQRHFQANVERLRGKAEMHLKVLVDDICPGNATRDMTVGQQYLISLRESASRQRERQSKARALSIQMHRMFLPLAEEITCKRMDTGKMLLDIAHLIDNKTVERYQNKYTSATLELKDCRMQLSGPWPPYHFVHKTTPQHQHSA; translated from the coding sequence ATGGCATGGTACGCGTATTGCGTCGCAGAGAGACAGGCATTCCCAGAGCTTTGCCGCCACCGCCGCCCGATGCCCCTGACGAATGTCTCGGGGCTCTTCGGTAATCAGACGTTCTTGTTTCCCGCCAGTGACTTAGCCGTTATCGTCTCTGAACACAGCCCCGAAGATAGCGCACGGCTCGACCAACAGGCCGCCAAAGATCACGCACGTGTCGTCGCAGACTGCTTCAAGCTCTCCACCGTTCTGCCTTTTCGCTTCGGGACCACCTTCCAGGACGACGATGCTCTGCGCCGCTCCGTTCGCTCCAATCAGCGTCACTTTCAAGCCAACGTCGAGCGTCTCCGCGGCAAAGCCGAGATGCATCTCAAGGTCCTCGTCGACGATATCTGCCCAGGCAACGCGACTCGCGACATGACCGTGGGCCAGCAGTATTTGATCAGTCTGCGAGAGAGCGCCAGTCGTCAGCGCGAGCGCCAATCCAAAGCCCGCGCCCTCTCCATCCAGATGCACCGCATGTTCCTGCCGCTAGCCGAAGAGATCACCTGCAAGCGAATGGACACCGGCAAGATGCTTCTCGACATCGCCCACCTCATCGACAACAAGACCGTCGAGCGTTATCAGAACAAGTACACCTCTGCCACGCTCGAGCTCAAGGATTGCCGCATGCAGCTCTCCGGCCCCTGGCCTCCGTACCACTTCGTGCATAAAACCACACCGCAACACCAGCACAGCGCATAA